One window of Oncorhynchus masou masou isolate Uvic2021 chromosome 33, UVic_Omas_1.1, whole genome shotgun sequence genomic DNA carries:
- the LOC135528158 gene encoding probable pleckstrin homology domain-containing family N member 1, whose amino-acid sequence MGCCSVTQRGAHSGIDDVGPDEIELLEIDNSGIWSLGESRLQLSVRNGKDGPPSRYPSVRHLNQEVVLWGRSREELHHRIYNQPIRDWEGQPTHMYGEIVHSSLVSLHNSYTQETREHYLVLFSFHLLILSLDHSHHDFIYEGMLPLSGLSFQATSLASNSQTMFQISGPMVDSKVFTCASAAEMNKWIHHMEERKYKSMSQLLSPSHCALSYLVPCDEIWKKEELKTYLLQAPIQQWEGAPIQHMGQPVYISMVHIINTQRQGLHQQLLVLFPQDVLLLSVDNKSLSVIYEGRLPRKSITAVERSALPGRLEFELAGELIEPLQVSCTCPEEYQNWIFQLQQPEKNLQATSNHPAPPLMPKKQRSRKESQEPMIIAH is encoded by the exons ATGGGATGCTGTAGTGTGACTCAGAGAGGAGCGCATTCCGGGATTGACGATGTGGGCCCTGACGAGATCGAGCTCCTGGAGATTGACAACTCAGG GATATGGAGTCTAGGAGAGAGCAGGCTTCAGCTCTCCGTGAGGAATGGAAAAGATGGTCCACCCTCTCGCTACCCTTCAGTGAGACACCTCAACCAGGAG GTTGTGCTATGGggcaggagcagagaggagctACACCACAGAATCTACAACCAGCCCATCCGTGACTGGGAGGGCCAACCTACACACATGTATGGAGAGATAGTGCACTCCTCCCTGGTGTCTCTCCACAACAGCTACACACAG GAGACACGTGAACACTATCTGGTGCTGTTCTCCTTCCACTTGTTGATCCTATCTCTGGACCACTCTCACCATGATTTTATCTATGAG GGCATGCTGCCTCTCTCTGGACTGTCTTTCCAAGCCACTTCACTAGCCTCCAACTCGCAAACCATGTTCCAGATCAGTG GTCCAATGGTGGACTCCAAAGTATTCACCTGTGCCAGTGCAGCAGAGATGAACAAATGGATACACCACATGGAGGAGAGGAAATACAAATCCATGAGCCAACTGCTAAGCCCCTCCCACTGTGCACTGTCTTACCTG GTACCCTGCGATGAGATCTGGAAGAAAGAGGAACTGAAAACGTATTTACTGCAAGCCCCAATTCAGCAGTGGGAAGGAGCCCCCATCCAGCACATGGGCCAGCCTGTATACATATCCATGgtccacatcatcaacacacagagacag GGACTCCATCAGCAACTTCTAGTACTCTTCCCTCAAGATGTCCTCCTGCTCTCTGTGGATAACAAGAGCCTCAGTGTCATATATGAG GGTAGATTGCCTCGGAAAAGCATCACAGCTGTGGAGAGGTCAGCATTACCTGGGAGGCTGGAGTTCGAGTTAGCAG GTGAACTGATTGAGCCGCTGCAGGTATCTTGCACCTGTCCTGAAGAATATCAGAACTGGATCTTCCAGCTACAACAG CCGGAAAAAAACCTCCAAGCTACCTCAAACCACCCAGCTCCACCTCTCATGCCAAAAAAACAAAGGAGCAGAAAGGAGTCCCAGGAACCAATGATAATTGCACATTAA